Below is a genomic region from Candidatus Protochlamydia phocaeensis.
CTTCACAATTGCTTTTCTTATGTTTTAGGGGGTATTATTCCATTATTCCGCTATCTCTTAATGTCAGACTCTAATACAGCTCTCTTAATCTCTGCCTCTGCAACCCTTCTGGCATTATTCTGCTTCGGTCTTGTCAAAGGATACTTTATAGAGGTTTTTCTTTTTAAAAATAGTTTTCAAACGGTATTTGTTAGGGAAATGGCTGCTGGAGCCACCTATTTGTTAGCAAAGGCAATATCGTAAAGATATAAATTCTAAAAATACATTGACAGAAGGTTGTAATTGATCTCTCCTCCTAATTAGGATCCACTCTCCAGTCGGGTAATTTCCTATAACTACCTTCCTTAAACATATAAATTAAATATTTATGTTGACATCAGAGTATGGTTATTCTAGCTTAATGAAAATTGACAAAATATTTATTGACATTTTTTTTAAAGGAGAAGCCATGCTAGGCACAGTATTAATTGTCATCATAATTTTATTGCTTATTGGCGCTTTCCCATCATGGCCGCATAGTTCTGGTTGGGGATATGGTCCCAGCGGACTTTTGGGAACAATTTTAATTATTGTCCTTATTTTGTGGTTGCTAGGAAGACTTTGAAATTTGTTTGACATCCAATCTTGGGTAGATGTTATGTAAGACTGATATTCGTCTATGTTTATGTGTGGACTTATGATAAATTTTCTAAAAGCGATTCTTTATGTTAGCGGTAGAACGAAGCCAATATGAGCAATGCGGGGTGATATGAAACATAAAAAAAAGAAAAGCAATAGTGATAATCCTAAACCTCTTAATTTTGATCAGGACGAGGAAAAAGGACCTAGTGATCATTTAGAAAAAACATTTATGACTCCTTCTGAAGAAAGGGGCGACAATGAAGACGATCAATACTACGAAGAAGAAG
It encodes:
- a CDS encoding VIT1/CCC1 transporter family protein, which codes for MKFELGLEKADPFRAFLKRLHNCFSYVLGGIIPLFRYLLMSDSNTALLISASATLLALFCFGLVKGYFIEVFLFKNSFQTVFVREMAAGATYLLAKAIS
- a CDS encoding DUF3309 family protein, which gives rise to MLGTVLIVIIILLLIGAFPSWPHSSGWGYGPSGLLGTILIIVLILWLLGRL